A single region of the Biomaibacter acetigenes genome encodes:
- a CDS encoding TRAP transporter small permease, whose protein sequence is MKQQKQAGFYHSFNKIVQYFLAFLMMAITALTFYQVVMRYVFKSAPFWSEEMVRFLFIWVSFVAAAIGIKEHIHIGIDALVNIFPKPVQKIINVLVYTVISIFGAALIYYGWPVVVMTSNQPSPALGIPMSYVYASLPIMGAMVIFYSLFEVAVLLRNVKEG, encoded by the coding sequence ATGAAACAGCAGAAACAAGCCGGATTTTATCATAGTTTTAACAAAATCGTGCAGTATTTTTTGGCATTTTTAATGATGGCGATAACAGCCCTAACATTTTATCAGGTAGTAATGCGTTATGTGTTTAAATCAGCCCCCTTCTGGTCGGAGGAGATGGTCCGGTTCCTGTTCATATGGGTAAGTTTTGTTGCTGCAGCCATCGGTATAAAAGAGCACATTCATATAGGAATAGACGCTTTAGTAAACATATTTCCAAAACCGGTACAAAAAATAATAAATGTTCTGGTTTATACGGTCATTTCAATCTTTGGCGCTGCTCTCATATACTATGGATGGCCGGTGGTTGTCATGACCAGCAACCAGCCCTCTCCGGCTTTGGGAATACCGATGAGTTATGTGTATGCCTCATTGCCGATCATGGGCGCAATGGTAATTTTTTACTCGCTGTTTGAAGTTGCGGTGCTACTCAGAAATGTGAAGGAGGGTTAG
- a CDS encoding FadR/GntR family transcriptional regulator, with amino-acid sequence MLKPLKRKTLAEEIIYSIKNLVAEGELKPGDKLPGERALAEQLRVSRACVREALRALSLTGVVTIKPGDGTYLNETASQFFTDMLSTKLNFIFERSDFLQLMEARKILESQLAKLAAQRATPDIIAGLEESVNRMRNHFDDVETFIKEDVNFHVTISEAAENEILYRTISTVRELLTDVQRAVSKVPGLRPRSLKYHQQIYECVRDRKPEEAARIMDEHIADVERTLEEYITQFMHTFQK; translated from the coding sequence ATGTTAAAGCCACTAAAGCGGAAGACTTTAGCTGAGGAAATAATTTATTCCATAAAAAATTTAGTTGCCGAAGGGGAACTTAAACCCGGGGACAAGTTGCCCGGAGAAAGAGCACTGGCTGAGCAGCTACGCGTAAGTCGAGCATGTGTTCGCGAAGCATTAAGGGCCCTTTCCCTGACCGGTGTAGTAACCATCAAGCCTGGGGACGGAACTTATCTGAATGAAACCGCATCACAATTTTTCACTGATATGTTAAGCACGAAACTCAACTTTATCTTTGAAAGAAGCGACTTTTTGCAATTAATGGAAGCCCGTAAGATTTTGGAATCCCAGCTTGCAAAACTGGCGGCTCAAAGAGCCACACCCGATATAATTGCCGGTTTAGAGGAATCAGTCAATAGGATGAGGAATCACTTTGATGATGTGGAGACTTTTATAAAGGAAGACGTAAACTTCCACGTAACAATCTCTGAAGCAGCGGAAAATGAAATATTGTATCGAACCATTTCTACGGTAAGGGAACTTTTAACGGATGTTCAAAGAGCCGTTTCGAAAGTCCCGGGCTTAAGGCCCAGGTCTTTAAAATATCATCAGCAGATTTATGAATGCGTCAGGGATAGAAAACCAGAAGAGGCGGCAAGAATCATGGATGAGCACATAGCCGATGTTGAAAGAACCCTGGAAGAATATATAACTCAATTTATGCATACTTTTCAAAAATAA
- a CDS encoding ECF transporter S component: protein MSSKNRHLTISGLLVAIGILLPIAFHSFKLGGQIFLPMHLPVLMGGFMLPWQFAGAVGLITPFLSFLFTSMPPVPGVFGMMAELFTYGLVTSVAYNKLRLGIYPSLITSMLAGRFVSIVSNWIIAAIIMGKTFNL, encoded by the coding sequence ATGTCATCAAAAAATCGCCATCTTACAATTTCGGGTTTGCTAGTGGCCATAGGTATTCTTTTGCCCATAGCCTTTCACTCTTTTAAATTGGGCGGACAGATTTTTTTACCCATGCACCTGCCGGTACTCATGGGCGGTTTTATGTTGCCCTGGCAATTTGCCGGAGCCGTAGGACTAATTACCCCGTTCCTGAGCTTCCTATTTACCTCCATGCCGCCGGTACCGGGGGTGTTTGGTATGATGGCAGAACTTTTTACATACGGGTTAGTTACGTCTGTAGCTTATAATAAACTCAGACTGGGAATCTATCCATCCCTGATAACATCAATGCTTGCCGGGAGATTTGTATCTATTGTCAGTAACTGGATTATAGCTGCCATTATAATGGGCAAAACCTTTAATTTGTAA
- the ilvC gene encoding ketol-acid reductoisomerase produces the protein MAKMYYDKDADLSVLKGKKIAILGYGSQGHAWANNLKDSNIDIVVGLYKGSKSIAKAEADGFIVKSVAEVTMEADIVVVLMPDNVQPEVYEKEILPNLKPNKALVVAHGFNILYNQIVPPEYVDVFMVAPKSPGHLVRRMFKEGKGVPGLLAIYQDITGRAKEMGLAIAKGIGCTRAGLIETTFQEETETDLFGEQCVLCGGVNHLITATFETLVEAGYQPEIAYFECLNELKLLIDLVYEGGIKWMRYSISDTAEYGDYTRGPRVIDDHVRQNMKQILKEIQDGSFAQEWILENKAGRPKYTAMKYRAKEHLIEKVGDQLRAMMPWLEKRD, from the coding sequence ATGGCAAAAATGTATTATGATAAAGATGCTGATTTAAGTGTATTAAAAGGGAAAAAAATTGCTATTCTAGGTTATGGCAGTCAGGGACATGCGTGGGCAAATAATTTAAAAGACAGTAATATAGACATAGTTGTCGGTTTATATAAGGGAAGCAAATCCATTGCTAAAGCCGAGGCAGATGGCTTTATTGTTAAATCTGTAGCTGAAGTTACCATGGAAGCTGACATAGTGGTTGTTTTAATGCCTGATAATGTTCAACCAGAAGTTTATGAAAAAGAAATCCTACCGAATTTGAAACCAAACAAAGCTTTAGTTGTAGCCCATGGTTTTAACATACTCTATAACCAAATTGTTCCTCCGGAATATGTAGATGTTTTTATGGTAGCTCCTAAAAGCCCAGGTCATTTAGTACGCCGTATGTTCAAAGAAGGCAAAGGTGTTCCTGGCCTTCTGGCTATTTATCAAGATATCACAGGACGAGCCAAAGAAATGGGTTTGGCAATAGCTAAAGGTATTGGATGCACACGAGCAGGCTTAATCGAAACCACTTTCCAGGAAGAAACTGAAACCGACCTTTTTGGTGAACAGTGCGTCCTCTGCGGTGGCGTTAACCACCTTATTACTGCTACTTTTGAAACGCTTGTTGAAGCTGGCTATCAACCTGAAATCGCCTATTTCGAATGTTTAAATGAGCTCAAACTTTTGATAGACCTTGTCTACGAAGGTGGTATAAAATGGATGCGCTATTCTATCAGCGATACAGCCGAATATGGAGATTATACGCGCGGCCCCAGAGTTATAGATGATCACGTAAGGCAGAATATGAAGCAGATCTTAAAAGAAATACAGGATGGCAGTTTTGCTCAAGAATGGATTCTTGAAAATAAGGCTGGGCGGCCTAAATATACAGCTATGAAATATAGAGCTAAAGAACACCTAATTGAAAAAGTTGGTGACCAACTTCGGGCTATGATGCCATGGTTAGAGAAACGGGATTAG
- a CDS encoding C-terminal binding protein, with the protein MTFKVAMADTIFPDFTIEEEVLKEADAKLILAKDKSEEAILEVAKDADALVTVYAEITRGIIEKLEKCKIIVRCGIGVNNIDIPAASEKGIYVANVPDYCWDEVSDHAITLALALERKIFLLDRKVKSGSWSLEEAKPIFGLSGQTFGLVGFGNIPKEVAKKAQAFGFKVIAYDPYVSQEVADKYNVKMVSLEELLKTSDVISIHAPLVDATYHIINKEALELMKPTAFLVNTARGPLVDTKALYEALKSKKIAGAALDVLETEPPAKDEPLLTLDNIIITPHAAYYSEASSINLRKLAFTEVIRVLKGEYPKNFVNKKAFQ; encoded by the coding sequence ATGACATTCAAAGTAGCGATGGCGGATACCATCTTCCCGGATTTTACCATAGAGGAAGAGGTATTAAAGGAAGCCGATGCGAAACTAATTCTTGCAAAAGACAAGAGCGAGGAGGCCATCCTAGAAGTCGCAAAAGACGCCGATGCTCTGGTGACCGTCTATGCCGAGATCACCCGTGGAATCATCGAGAAACTGGAAAAATGCAAGATAATAGTAAGATGCGGAATAGGAGTAAACAACATAGACATCCCGGCAGCTTCAGAAAAAGGCATCTATGTCGCTAATGTCCCTGACTACTGCTGGGACGAAGTATCAGATCATGCCATAACATTGGCTTTAGCCTTAGAGCGCAAGATATTCCTTCTAGACAGGAAGGTAAAATCGGGAAGCTGGAGTCTAGAGGAAGCCAAGCCCATTTTTGGGTTAAGTGGTCAGACCTTTGGACTTGTTGGATTTGGAAACATACCAAAAGAAGTAGCCAAAAAAGCCCAGGCCTTTGGATTCAAAGTAATAGCCTACGACCCATATGTCAGCCAGGAAGTAGCAGATAAATATAATGTCAAAATGGTATCCCTGGAAGAACTGTTAAAGACATCCGATGTGATATCAATCCATGCACCACTTGTAGATGCCACATACCACATTATAAATAAAGAAGCATTAGAACTAATGAAACCTACAGCATTTCTGGTAAATACCGCAAGAGGCCCACTGGTAGACACAAAGGCACTGTATGAAGCCCTAAAAAGCAAAAAAATAGCCGGAGCGGCCCTGGATGTCCTAGAAACAGAGCCCCCGGCAAAAGACGAGCCGCTGTTAACCCTTGACAACATCATCATAACGCCCCATGCCGCCTACTACAGCGAAGCATCGTCCATCAACCTCAGAAAACTTGCCTTTACGGAAGTAATCCGAGTATTAAAAGGCGAATACCCAAAGAACTTCGTAAACAAAAAAGCCTTCCAGTAG
- a CDS encoding class I SAM-dependent methyltransferase, which produces MALTQRDFFNNLASEWDNKVRHDPTKLAEIINLINLSEGASVLDVGCGTGVLVPYIIEKIGYSGRIVGLDIAEKMLERAREKFPERNFPNVDFIVGDIMNYNSQVSFDYIMCYSSFPHFPDKKRSIKKMASLLNPKGKLIICHSESREKINSLHQSLDKSVSSDILPSGMQVSAYMQSAGLKVETVIDDEEKYVIIGNKDLDKS; this is translated from the coding sequence TTGGCATTAACTCAGAGAGATTTTTTTAACAATTTGGCTTCTGAGTGGGACAATAAAGTAAGACATGATCCGACCAAGTTGGCGGAAATAATAAATCTAATAAATTTATCAGAAGGTGCCAGCGTTTTGGATGTAGGGTGTGGCACCGGGGTGCTGGTCCCTTATATAATTGAAAAAATAGGGTACTCCGGCCGTATTGTGGGTCTTGACATCGCAGAAAAAATGCTGGAAAGAGCCCGGGAAAAATTTCCTGAAAGAAATTTTCCGAATGTGGATTTTATTGTTGGAGACATCATGAATTATAATTCCCAGGTGTCCTTTGACTATATAATGTGTTATTCATCTTTCCCGCATTTTCCCGACAAAAAAAGAAGCATCAAAAAAATGGCCTCATTGCTGAATCCTAAAGGCAAGCTCATCATATGCCACTCCGAAAGCAGGGAAAAGATAAATAGCCTGCACCAATCTTTAGATAAATCCGTATCTTCGGATATACTGCCTTCGGGCATGCAGGTATCCGCCTATATGCAATCGGCCGGATTAAAAGTGGAAACTGTAATAGATGATGAAGAAAAATATGTGATTATAGGAAATAAAGATCTTGATAAAAGTTAA
- the larA gene encoding nickel-dependent lactate racemase: protein MNRKIELHYGPELVSFELPEEKISWVASPKRLDPIKDFDAEVKNAIRNPVGCPNLGDIIKQNGKNTVIIVDDFTRATPVSKILPILLSELNEAGVQDADITILIGLGTHRAMTEEECRERIGKEIYERVKVVNHACNDTDQLVYIGDTPSGIPIRVNKLYYESDVSIAIGNVIPHIYAGWSAGAKLVQPGVSGPDTTARTHLVAARNITQILGNLENPVRKEMEDIARQTGLKMIINTVMNTDGTVVRVIAGDVVKAHRECVKVAEKIYAIDVPTRPDLVVCSSYPAYQDLWQSVKPMTVAAMMVKQQGVVILLSPAPEGDCPGHPDFVGLGVRSVEEVYEMVNRGEIEDEVSATVNMTVAAVREMAKIIVVTEQQNKVYVENLGLKYAGDIQEALSLASNMDPNINSIGIITHGADLAKKF, encoded by the coding sequence GTGAACAGAAAAATAGAACTTCACTATGGCCCAGAACTTGTAAGTTTTGAACTTCCTGAAGAAAAAATATCTTGGGTGGCCTCGCCAAAGCGACTGGATCCCATTAAAGATTTTGATGCTGAGGTAAAAAATGCCATCAGAAACCCAGTAGGATGCCCCAATCTTGGGGATATCATAAAGCAAAACGGCAAAAACACAGTGATAATCGTCGATGATTTTACCAGAGCGACTCCGGTTAGCAAAATCCTCCCGATACTGTTGAGTGAATTAAATGAAGCGGGAGTGCAGGACGCAGATATAACAATACTTATTGGCCTGGGTACGCATAGAGCTATGACTGAAGAAGAATGCCGCGAAAGAATCGGCAAGGAAATTTATGAAAGGGTAAAGGTGGTAAATCACGCCTGTAATGATACGGATCAGCTTGTATATATAGGTGATACACCGTCAGGAATTCCAATCAGGGTCAATAAGCTTTATTATGAAAGCGATGTCAGTATAGCCATAGGAAATGTTATTCCTCATATATATGCAGGCTGGAGCGCTGGAGCCAAGCTCGTACAACCGGGAGTATCAGGTCCTGATACAACGGCAAGAACCCATTTGGTTGCTGCAAGAAACATAACACAGATACTCGGCAATCTCGAAAATCCTGTTAGAAAAGAAATGGAAGATATAGCAAGGCAAACCGGATTAAAAATGATCATAAACACGGTCATGAATACTGATGGAACGGTTGTTAGGGTAATTGCCGGAGATGTGGTCAAGGCGCACAGGGAATGTGTAAAAGTAGCGGAAAAGATATATGCAATAGATGTACCTACCAGACCGGATTTGGTTGTTTGCAGTTCCTATCCGGCTTACCAGGACTTGTGGCAGAGCGTAAAGCCCATGACCGTCGCTGCGATGATGGTAAAACAACAGGGAGTAGTAATCTTGCTTTCCCCAGCTCCTGAAGGTGATTGCCCTGGGCATCCTGATTTTGTAGGTTTAGGTGTAAGGTCTGTAGAAGAAGTGTATGAAATGGTAAACAGGGGCGAAATTGAAGACGAAGTGTCTGCCACGGTTAACATGACCGTTGCTGCAGTTAGAGAAATGGCAAAGATAATCGTAGTTACAGAACAGCAAAATAAGGTTTACGTGGAGAACTTAGGCTTAAAATATGCCGGCGATATTCAAGAGGCATTAAGCTTGGCTAGCAATATGGATCCAAATATAAATTCCATAGGTATAATAACACATGGAGCCGATTTAGCAAAAAAATTTTAA
- a CDS encoding LeuA family protein, whose product MSSTPWKTDKWFVSPWDYEKEVTEGLKFPPKIKIHDVTLRDGEQQAGVVFNEDQKVAIAEKLAEAGVHRIEAGMPAVSAQDEAAIKEIVKRNLGPEIFAFARCMKEDVKRAVDCGVKNIVVEIPSSEHMIKNAYKWSVEKAIELSIEATRFAKENGLYTVFFPIDATRAELNWFLTLIEKVATEGHMDALVLVDTFGGISPHAVPYMVRKVKERIKDKPIEVHFHDDFGMGAANTLMALAAGAEVAHTTVSALGERAGNAPYEELVVALKTMYDIDLGIDLSKLYSISKFVREIAHLPMRYNRPIVGDMLFNIESGIIAGWYQNCGVEMPTELAPIVAELVGQTPPQVVLGKNSGIPSIDYWLDKIGVSADDEQKKEILAKVKERAFVKGWLLNEDEFRDIVSKVIG is encoded by the coding sequence ATGTCATCAACACCCTGGAAAACAGACAAATGGTTTGTAAGTCCATGGGACTATGAAAAGGAGGTCACAGAAGGACTCAAATTTCCCCCAAAAATCAAAATACATGATGTGACATTAAGAGACGGTGAGCAGCAGGCCGGCGTAGTATTCAACGAAGATCAGAAAGTAGCCATAGCAGAAAAACTTGCCGAAGCAGGAGTACACAGAATCGAAGCCGGAATGCCCGCCGTATCTGCCCAGGACGAAGCCGCCATAAAAGAAATAGTAAAAAGAAACCTTGGGCCCGAAATATTCGCCTTTGCCCGCTGTATGAAAGAAGACGTAAAGAGAGCAGTAGACTGCGGTGTAAAAAACATAGTGGTTGAGATTCCATCAAGTGAACACATGATAAAAAATGCTTACAAATGGTCTGTTGAAAAAGCTATTGAACTTTCTATCGAAGCCACACGTTTTGCTAAAGAAAACGGTCTGTACACCGTATTCTTCCCCATTGACGCCACAAGAGCCGAACTTAACTGGTTCCTGACACTGATAGAAAAAGTAGCCACCGAAGGCCACATGGACGCACTGGTATTAGTAGATACCTTTGGAGGCATCTCGCCCCATGCAGTACCGTACATGGTGAGAAAAGTAAAAGAAAGAATAAAAGACAAACCAATAGAAGTCCACTTCCACGACGACTTCGGAATGGGAGCAGCAAACACCCTGATGGCACTGGCAGCCGGTGCTGAAGTAGCCCATACCACAGTTAGCGCCCTTGGCGAAAGAGCAGGAAACGCACCATACGAAGAATTGGTAGTTGCCCTTAAAACCATGTATGACATAGACCTGGGCATAGACCTCAGCAAACTCTACAGCATATCCAAATTTGTAAGAGAAATTGCCCACCTTCCCATGAGATACAACAGGCCCATCGTAGGAGATATGCTCTTCAACATCGAGTCCGGCATAATTGCTGGCTGGTACCAGAACTGCGGCGTAGAAATGCCGACAGAATTAGCCCCCATCGTAGCAGAACTTGTAGGTCAGACGCCGCCACAGGTTGTATTGGGCAAGAACAGCGGTATTCCCTCTATTGACTATTGGCTCGACAAGATCGGTGTAAGCGCTGATGACGAACAGAAGAAAGAGATCCTGGCCAAGGTGAAGGAAAGAGCCTTTGTCAAGGGCTGGCTATTAAATGAGGATGAATTCAGGGATATAGTTTCAAAGGTTATCGGATAA
- a CDS encoding TRAP transporter large permease: MLTVLLVVLILCFAFNVPIGFSLGIASMASLMFSGNLSLSLIPQRMVAGANSFPLLAIPFFMLAGAVMEKGGVSKRIVHLASTLVGHVKGGLAAVSILACTFFAAISGSTPATAAAVGGLTIPEMEKRGYDRSYAAAVVAAAGCLGVIIPPSITMVLFGVTANVSIGKLLIGGIIPGLVLSSMLIGTNFIMASKLNYPTERKHSIGEIWRAFVDSIWALLMPIIILGGIMTGIFTPTESAAIAVVYGLIVSFFIYSELTLADLVPIFYKASVSSAMIMLLIAAANPFGWIMTAQQVPAMASNAILSISNNPYVIYVLILVLYLILGTFMETAAIILLVVPILAPIVQNMGINMVQFGVVTVIALAIGMATPPVGIALFATCGIADVTLGQISKKIVPFLITLILGLFILAFIPSITTFLPDLLMGK, from the coding sequence TTGCTTACGGTTTTATTGGTTGTATTGATACTTTGCTTTGCCTTTAATGTGCCTATAGGTTTTTCCCTTGGAATTGCGTCCATGGCTTCTCTGATGTTTTCCGGAAATCTTTCCTTAAGTCTAATACCGCAAAGAATGGTGGCAGGAGCAAATTCCTTTCCGCTTTTGGCCATACCGTTCTTTATGCTGGCCGGTGCCGTTATGGAAAAAGGCGGCGTCTCAAAAAGGATAGTTCACTTGGCGAGTACTTTAGTCGGTCATGTTAAAGGCGGGTTGGCAGCAGTTTCTATACTTGCCTGCACGTTTTTTGCCGCAATATCCGGTTCGACTCCGGCTACGGCCGCCGCTGTGGGAGGTTTAACCATCCCGGAGATGGAAAAGAGAGGCTATGATAGAAGTTACGCTGCCGCTGTTGTAGCGGCCGCCGGATGTTTGGGAGTTATCATTCCTCCCAGTATAACCATGGTGCTTTTTGGTGTTACGGCAAACGTCTCTATAGGAAAACTATTAATCGGTGGAATAATCCCCGGGCTGGTTCTTTCGTCCATGCTCATAGGGACGAACTTCATTATGGCCTCTAAACTTAATTATCCTACTGAGCGTAAACATTCTATAGGAGAAATATGGAGGGCGTTTGTTGATTCCATATGGGCCCTTTTAATGCCGATTATCATCCTCGGAGGCATAATGACAGGTATATTTACTCCAACGGAATCGGCGGCAATTGCGGTGGTATACGGGCTAATAGTCAGTTTCTTCATCTATAGTGAACTTACACTGGCAGATCTTGTGCCTATATTTTATAAAGCTTCTGTGAGTTCAGCCATGATAATGCTTTTAATAGCCGCTGCAAACCCTTTTGGTTGGATCATGACAGCACAGCAGGTGCCTGCTATGGCGTCAAATGCCATACTTTCAATTTCAAACAATCCTTACGTCATTTATGTATTAATTTTGGTTCTATACCTGATATTGGGAACATTTATGGAAACCGCCGCCATCATACTTTTGGTGGTGCCCATTCTGGCTCCTATAGTTCAAAACATGGGCATAAACATGGTGCAATTTGGTGTTGTTACGGTAATAGCTTTAGCCATAGGAATGGCGACACCGCCGGTTGGAATAGCATTGTTTGCAACCTGTGGAATAGCTGATGTTACTTTGGGTCAGATATCAAAAAAAATTGTTCCGTTCTTGATTACTTTGATTTTGGGGCTGTTTATACTTGCTTTTATACCAAGCATTACAACTTTCCTGCCGGATTTACTAATGGGAAAATAA
- a CDS encoding DctP family TRAP transporter solute-binding subunit, which produces MLKKGFIVLFVFVIMSSLVLIGCGSKGGDNTGKQSASNGSGVTKIIKFAHNGPSIPEHPMNVAANKFKELVEKNSNGQLKVEIYPAGQLGDARTIVEGVQMGTIEMGDVENGPMGRFVPAAMLWDLPYLFRDLDHAHKVLDGPVGQKIADMYLEKGIRLLAYNDGGFRYFTNNKRPIKTPDDMKGLKIRVMESEVMIDSINAFGATAVPMAFGEVYTALQQGTVDGQENPLDLIDSQKFYEVQDYLSLSEHFYYPRQYIISENFYKSLSPELQKVVADAAKEACKVQREELAKYNANMLDKLKEAGMQVNEVEKELFMQIAKEKVYPKFYSKIGNGDEAAGKALIDEALNTK; this is translated from the coding sequence ATGCTAAAAAAGGGTTTTATCGTTTTGTTCGTTTTTGTCATCATGTCATCACTAGTTTTGATTGGCTGTGGTTCCAAGGGAGGGGATAATACGGGAAAGCAAAGTGCATCGAACGGAAGCGGCGTTACCAAAATCATCAAGTTTGCTCACAACGGACCCAGCATTCCAGAGCACCCGATGAATGTTGCAGCAAACAAATTTAAAGAACTGGTTGAAAAAAATTCAAACGGACAGTTAAAAGTGGAAATTTACCCTGCCGGACAGTTGGGTGATGCCCGTACGATAGTAGAAGGCGTACAAATGGGCACCATCGAAATGGGCGACGTGGAAAACGGACCTATGGGCAGATTTGTGCCGGCTGCCATGCTTTGGGACTTGCCCTACCTGTTTAGAGATTTGGACCATGCGCATAAGGTTTTAGACGGTCCCGTTGGACAAAAGATAGCAGATATGTATCTTGAAAAGGGTATAAGATTGTTGGCATATAACGATGGAGGGTTCAGATACTTCACAAATAATAAACGCCCCATTAAGACACCCGATGATATGAAGGGCTTAAAAATAAGGGTCATGGAAAGTGAAGTCATGATCGATTCCATCAACGCCTTTGGCGCTACGGCGGTTCCCATGGCTTTTGGTGAAGTCTATACGGCATTACAGCAGGGCACCGTCGATGGTCAGGAAAACCCGCTGGATTTAATAGACAGCCAGAAATTTTATGAAGTTCAGGATTACCTATCTTTAAGCGAACATTTTTACTACCCGAGACAATATATAATCTCCGAAAATTTCTATAAATCCCTTTCACCCGAACTGCAGAAAGTAGTGGCTGACGCCGCTAAAGAAGCGTGCAAGGTACAAAGAGAAGAATTGGCCAAATATAATGCGAACATGCTTGATAAGCTGAAAGAAGCAGGTATGCAGGTAAATGAGGTAGAAAAAGAACTTTTCATGCAAATAGCAAAAGAAAAGGTATATCCGAAATTCTACAGCAAGATTGGCAATGGTGACGAAGCAGCCGGAAAAGCACTGATAGACGAGGCTTTAAATACTAAATAA
- a CDS encoding HpcH/HpaI aldolase family protein has product MVTRIFEFVIIDTEHGPFGPETDVKLVRAADAADMVSVIRVPENTEIAVTKALDTGTSGIVVPGISNVQDARKAVKYAKYAPIGSRGACPCVRANRYGVGDSTYYRRANEDTSVILLIEGKEGLQSFEEILNVEYVDAILLGPVDLSHSLGVPGDIYNPKVVNALSNMMKKAKNKDICVGIFSVDTERAKECLKLGADYVVYNTDTMLFYEACR; this is encoded by the coding sequence TTGGTTACGCGGATTTTTGAGTTTGTCATTATAGATACAGAACACGGGCCGTTTGGACCGGAGACTGATGTTAAGCTGGTTAGAGCCGCTGATGCCGCAGATATGGTGTCAGTGATAAGAGTGCCGGAAAATACAGAAATTGCTGTGACAAAAGCATTGGATACGGGGACATCTGGCATTGTTGTGCCTGGAATATCAAATGTCCAAGATGCTCGAAAAGCCGTAAAATATGCCAAGTATGCTCCGATAGGTTCGAGAGGAGCCTGCCCATGTGTGAGAGCCAACAGGTATGGGGTAGGTGATTCGACTTATTATAGAAGAGCAAACGAGGATACGTCGGTGATTTTGCTTATAGAAGGGAAAGAAGGACTTCAATCTTTTGAAGAAATTTTGAATGTTGAATATGTTGATGCCATTCTTCTGGGACCTGTGGATTTGTCACATTCCCTGGGGGTTCCCGGAGATATTTACAATCCCAAAGTAGTAAATGCATTGAGCAACATGATGAAAAAGGCTAAAAACAAAGATATATGTGTTGGTATATTTAGCGTAGATACGGAAAGGGCTAAAGAATGTCTGAAATTAGGAGCAGATTATGTAGTTTACAACACGGATACCATGCTTTTTTATGAAGCGTGCCGGTGA